A genomic segment from Streptomyces sp. NBC_00459 encodes:
- the pyk gene encoding pyruvate kinase: protein MRRSKIVCTLGPAVDSHEMLVSLIEAGMNVARFNFSHGSHAEHQGRYDRVRAAAKETGRAIGVLADLQGPKIRLETFAEGPVELVRGDEFVITTEDVPGDKTICGTTYKGLPGDVSRGDQILINDGNVELKVVDVEGPRVKSIVIEGGVISDHKGINLPGAAVNVPALSEKDIDDLRFALRMGCDLVALSFVRDASDVDDVHKIMDEEGRRVPVIAKVEKPQAVDNMDAVVAAFDGVMVARGDLAVEYPLEKVPMVQKRLVELCRRNAKPVIVATQMMESMITNSRPTRAEASDVANAILDGADAVMLSAESSVGAYPLETVRTMSKIVAAAEEELLSKGLQPLVPGKKPKTQGGSVARAACEIADFLGGKGLVAFTKSGDTARRLSRYRAAQPIVAFTTDEGTRNQLSLSWGVDSYVVPFVNSTDEMVSLVDQEMLKLNRFNVGEIVVMTAGSPPGVPGTTNMVRVHHLGEGEHA, encoded by the coding sequence ATGCGCCGTTCGAAAATCGTTTGTACTCTCGGCCCCGCGGTCGACTCCCACGAAATGCTCGTGTCGCTGATCGAAGCCGGGATGAACGTGGCCCGCTTCAACTTCAGCCACGGCTCCCACGCCGAGCACCAGGGCCGGTACGACCGGGTCCGTGCCGCCGCCAAGGAGACCGGGCGGGCCATCGGTGTCCTCGCCGACCTGCAGGGCCCCAAGATCCGCCTGGAGACCTTCGCGGAGGGCCCCGTCGAGCTGGTGCGGGGCGACGAGTTCGTCATCACCACCGAGGACGTCCCCGGTGACAAGACCATCTGCGGTACGACGTACAAGGGCCTCCCGGGCGATGTGTCGCGCGGCGACCAGATCCTGATCAACGACGGCAACGTCGAGCTGAAGGTCGTGGACGTCGAGGGTCCGCGGGTGAAGTCGATCGTCATCGAGGGCGGCGTCATCTCGGACCACAAGGGCATCAACCTGCCCGGTGCGGCCGTGAACGTCCCGGCCCTCTCCGAGAAGGACATCGACGACCTGCGCTTCGCCCTGCGCATGGGCTGCGACCTGGTCGCCCTGTCGTTCGTCCGTGACGCCAGTGACGTGGACGACGTCCACAAGATCATGGACGAGGAGGGTCGCCGCGTCCCCGTCATCGCCAAGGTGGAAAAGCCGCAGGCGGTCGACAACATGGACGCCGTGGTCGCGGCCTTCGACGGTGTGATGGTGGCCCGCGGCGACCTCGCCGTCGAGTACCCCCTCGAAAAGGTCCCGATGGTGCAGAAGCGCCTGGTGGAGCTGTGCCGGCGCAACGCCAAGCCGGTGATCGTCGCGACCCAGATGATGGAGTCGATGATCACCAACTCCCGCCCGACGCGCGCCGAGGCGTCCGACGTGGCGAACGCGATCCTGGACGGCGCGGACGCGGTCATGCTGTCCGCGGAGTCGTCGGTCGGCGCGTATCCGCTCGAAACGGTCCGCACGATGTCGAAGATCGTGGCCGCGGCGGAGGAGGAGCTCCTCTCCAAGGGCCTCCAGCCCCTCGTCCCCGGCAAGAAGCCGAAGACGCAGGGCGGCTCGGTCGCCCGCGCGGCCTGCGAGATCGCCGACTTCCTCGGCGGCAAGGGCCTGGTGGCCTTCACCAAGTCCGGCGACACCGCCCGCCGCCTCTCCCGCTACCGCGCGGCCCAGCCGATCGTCGCCTTCACGACCGACGAGGGCACCCGCAACCAGCTGTCCCTGAGCTGGGGTGTCGACTCGTACGTCGTCCCGTTCGTCAACAGCACGGACGAGATGGTCTCCCTGGTCGACCAGGAGATGCTGAAGCTGAACCGCTTCAACGTCGGCGAGATCGTCGTCATGACGGCCGGCTCCCCGCCCGGCGTCCCGGGCACGACGAACATGGTCCGGGTGCACCACTTGGGCGAGGGCGAACACGCCTGA
- a CDS encoding acetate kinase, which translates to MTATRVLVLNSGSSSLKYQLLDMRDSSRLAVGLVERIGEETSRLKHTPLATGGASRERTGPIADHEAALKAVAEELAKDELGLDSPELAAIGHRVVHGGLSFTEPTVVDDTVLAEIERLIPVAPLHNPANLTGIRTARSLRPDLPQVAVFDTAFHTTMPESAARYAIDVKTADEHRIRRYGFHGTSHAYVSRETARLLGRAPEDVNVIVLHLGNGASASAVRGGRCVDTSMGLTPLEGLVMGTRSGDLDPAVIFHLTRVGGMSTDEIDTLLNKKSGLLGLCGDNDMREIRRRIDEGGADAPAARLAFDIYIHRLKKYIGAYYAVLGRVDAIAFTAGVGENAAPVREAAVAGLEGLGVAVDGALNAVRGQEARLISPAGSRVAVAVVPTDEELEIATQTYALVGTDSETDN; encoded by the coding sequence GTGACCGCGACCCGCGTCCTAGTCCTCAACTCCGGTTCATCCTCGCTGAAGTACCAGCTGCTCGACATGCGCGACAGCAGCCGGCTCGCCGTGGGCCTGGTGGAACGCATCGGCGAGGAGACGTCCCGCCTCAAGCACACCCCGCTGGCGACCGGCGGCGCGTCCCGCGAGCGCACGGGCCCGATCGCCGACCACGAGGCAGCCCTCAAGGCGGTGGCTGAGGAACTGGCAAAGGACGAACTGGGCCTGGACTCCCCCGAGTTGGCGGCCATCGGCCACCGGGTGGTGCACGGCGGCCTGTCCTTCACCGAGCCGACGGTCGTCGACGACACGGTCCTCGCCGAGATCGAGCGCCTGATCCCGGTGGCCCCGCTGCACAACCCGGCGAACCTCACCGGCATCCGTACGGCCCGGTCCCTGCGCCCCGACCTGCCCCAGGTCGCGGTCTTCGACACGGCCTTCCACACCACGATGCCGGAGTCGGCGGCCCGCTACGCGATCGACGTGAAGACCGCCGACGAGCACCGCATCAGGCGGTACGGGTTCCACGGCACGTCCCACGCGTACGTGTCGAGGGAGACGGCGCGGCTCCTGGGCCGGGCGCCCGAGGACGTGAACGTGATCGTGCTGCACCTGGGCAACGGGGCGTCCGCGTCGGCGGTGCGGGGCGGCAGGTGCGTGGACACCTCCATGGGGCTGACGCCACTGGAGGGACTGGTCATGGGAACCCGGTCCGGCGACCTGGACCCGGCCGTCATCTTCCATTTGACGCGTGTTGGCGGAATGTCCACGGACGAGATCGACACTCTTCTCAACAAGAAGAGCGGCCTGCTCGGTCTGTGCGGAGACAACGACATGCGGGAAATCCGCCGCCGTATCGACGAGGGCGGCGCGGACGCCCCGGCGGCCCGGCTGGCCTTCGACATCTACATCCACCGTCTGAAGAAGTACATCGGCGCCTATTACGCGGTACTCGGCCGGGTGGACGCCATCGCGTTCACGGCCGGAGTGGGCGAGAACGCGGCGCCGGTGCGCGAGGCGGCGGTGGCGGGCCTGGAGGGCCTCGGGGTGGCCGTGGACGGCGCCCTGAACGCCGTACGGGGCCAGGAGGCCCGGCTGATCTCGCCCGCGGGCTCCCGGGTCGCGGTGGCCGTCGTCCCGACGGACGAGGAGCTGGAGATCGCGACACAGACATACGCGCTGGTAGGAACAGACAGCGAAACGGACAACTGA
- the pta gene encoding phosphate acetyltransferase, whose amino-acid sequence MTTRSVYVTGIDRGDGRQVVELGVMELLTRQVDRVGVFRPLVHDNPDRLFELLRARYRLSQDPATVYGMDYPEASALQAEQGTDELVSTLVDRFLRVAREYDVVLVLGTDFADTQFPDELALNARLANEFGASVVAVVGGRNQTAESVLAETRNAYRAYEALGCDVLAMIANRVAREDRAGIAESLDSRLPVPCYVLPDDPALAAPTVAQITHALGGKVLLGDDAGLARDALDFVFGGAMLPNFLTALTPGCLVVTPGDRADLVVGALAAHSAGTPPIAGVLLTLNERPSNEVLTLAARLAPGTPVVSVADTSFPVAAQLFSLEGKLNAATPRKAETALGLFERHVDTTELLKRVSAPSSDRVTPMMFEHKLLERARADKRRVVLPEGTEERVLHAAEVLLRRGVCDLTLLGPVDGIRKKAADLGIDLGGCQLIDPATSELRDSFAEKYAALRAHRGVTVELAYDVVADVNYFGTLMVQECLADGMVSGSVHSTAATIRPAFEIIKTKPDADIVSSVFFMCLADKVLVYGDCAVNPDPNAEQLADIAIQSAATAEQFGVEPRIAMLSYSTGTSGSGADVDKVREATELVRSRRPDLRIEGPIQYDAAVEPTVAATKLPGSEVAGQASVLIFPDLNTGNNTYKAVQRSAGAIAVGPVLQGLRKPVNDLSRGALVPDIVTTVAITAIQAQTADSAPSQAPTQKVSHQ is encoded by the coding sequence GTGACGACCCGCAGCGTGTACGTGACCGGGATCGACCGGGGCGACGGCCGCCAGGTCGTCGAGCTGGGAGTCATGGAACTCCTGACCCGGCAGGTCGACCGCGTGGGCGTCTTCCGCCCCCTGGTGCACGACAACCCGGACCGTCTCTTCGAGCTGCTCCGCGCCCGCTACCGCCTCTCCCAGGACCCGGCGACCGTGTACGGCATGGACTACCCGGAGGCGTCCGCGCTCCAGGCCGAGCAGGGCACCGACGAGCTCGTCTCCACCCTCGTCGACCGCTTCCTGCGGGTCGCCCGCGAGTACGACGTCGTCCTCGTCCTCGGCACCGACTTCGCCGACACCCAGTTCCCGGACGAGCTGGCCCTCAACGCCCGCCTGGCGAACGAGTTCGGCGCGTCCGTCGTCGCGGTGGTCGGCGGACGCAACCAGACCGCCGAGTCGGTGCTCGCCGAGACGCGCAACGCGTACCGCGCGTACGAGGCGCTGGGCTGCGACGTGCTCGCCATGATCGCCAACCGAGTCGCCCGCGAGGACCGCGCCGGTATCGCCGAGAGCCTCGACTCCCGTCTCCCCGTGCCCTGTTACGTCCTCCCCGACGACCCCGCCCTCGCCGCGCCGACGGTCGCCCAGATCACCCACGCGCTCGGCGGCAAGGTGCTCCTCGGCGACGACGCGGGCCTCGCCCGTGACGCGCTGGACTTCGTCTTCGGCGGCGCGATGCTGCCCAACTTCCTGACCGCGCTGACCCCCGGCTGCCTGGTCGTCACGCCCGGCGACCGCGCCGACCTGGTCGTCGGCGCCCTGGCCGCGCACAGCGCCGGTACGCCGCCCATCGCGGGTGTCCTGCTGACCCTGAACGAGCGTCCCAGCAACGAGGTCCTCACCCTCGCCGCGCGCCTCGCCCCCGGCACCCCGGTCGTCTCGGTCGCCGACACCAGCTTCCCTGTCGCCGCCCAACTCTTCTCCCTGGAGGGGAAGTTGAACGCGGCCACCCCACGCAAGGCGGAGACGGCCCTCGGCCTGTTCGAACGCCACGTGGACACCACCGAGTTGCTGAAGCGGGTCTCCGCCCCCAGCAGCGACCGCGTCACACCCATGATGTTCGAGCACAAGCTCCTCGAACGCGCCCGCGCCGACAAGCGCCGGGTCGTCCTGCCCGAAGGCACCGAGGAACGCGTCCTGCACGCCGCCGAGGTGCTGCTGCGCCGGGGTGTGTGCGACCTGACACTGCTCGGCCCGGTCGACGGCATCCGCAAGAAGGCCGCCGACCTGGGCATCGACCTCGGCGGCTGCCAACTGATCGACCCGGCGACCTCCGAACTCCGGGACTCCTTCGCCGAGAAGTACGCGGCCCTCCGCGCACACCGGGGCGTCACGGTCGAGCTGGCCTACGACGTCGTCGCGGACGTCAACTACTTCGGCACCCTGATGGTCCAGGAGTGCCTGGCCGACGGCATGGTGTCGGGCTCGGTCCACTCCACGGCCGCGACGATCCGCCCCGCCTTCGAGATCATCAAGACCAAGCCGGACGCCGACATCGTCTCCTCCGTCTTCTTCATGTGCCTGGCCGACAAGGTCCTCGTCTACGGCGACTGTGCGGTCAACCCCGACCCGAACGCCGAGCAGTTGGCCGACATCGCCATCCAGTCGGCCGCGACCGCCGAGCAGTTCGGCGTGGAGCCGAGGATCGCGATGCTGTCGTACTCGACGGGTACGTCGGGTTCGGGCGCGGACGTCGACAAGGTGCGGGAGGCGACCGAGCTGGTGCGCTCCCGGCGCCCGGATCTCCGTATCGAGGGCCCGATCCAGTACGACGCGGCCGTGGAGCCGACCGTGGCCGCCACCAAGCTGCCCGGCTCCGAAGTCGCGGGCCAGGCAAGCGTGTTGATCTTCCCTGACCTCAACACCGGCAACAACACGTACAAGGCCGTGCAGCGTTCGGCCGGCGCGATCGCCGTCGGCCCGGTCCTCCAGGGCCTGCGCAAGCCGGTCAACGACCTGTCCAGGGGCGCCCTGGTCCCGGACATCGTCACCACGGTCGCGATCACGGCGATCCAGGCCCAGACAGCCGACTCCGCCCCCAGTCAGGCCCCCACACAGAAGGTGTCCCACCAGTGA
- a CDS encoding ATP-dependent 6-phosphofructokinase, whose product MRIGVLTAGGDCPGLNAVIRSVVHRAVTQYDDEVIGFEDGYAGLLDGRYRTLDLDAVSGILARGGTILGSSRLQRDRLREACENAQDMAREFGIDVLIPIGGEGTLTAARMLSDARLPVVGVPKTIDNDISSTDRTFGFDTAVGVATEAMDRLKTTAESHQRVMVVEVMGRHAGWIALESGMAAGAHGICLPERPFDPAHLVKMVEERFARGKKFAVICVAEGAHPAEGSMDYGHGAIDQFGHERFQGIGTALAYELERRLGKEAKPVILGHIQRGGTPTAYDRVLATRFGWHAVEAAHQGEFGRMTALRGTDVVMVPLAEAVTELKTVPKDRMDEAESVF is encoded by the coding sequence ATGCGCATCGGAGTTCTCACCGCAGGCGGCGACTGTCCGGGCCTGAACGCAGTGATCCGGTCGGTTGTGCACCGAGCGGTCACCCAGTACGACGACGAGGTCATCGGCTTCGAGGACGGTTACGCGGGGCTGCTCGACGGCCGCTACCGCACCCTCGACCTCGACGCGGTCAGCGGCATCCTCGCCCGCGGCGGCACCATCCTCGGCTCCTCCCGTCTCCAGCGCGACCGGCTGCGCGAGGCCTGCGAGAACGCGCAGGACATGGCCCGCGAGTTCGGTATCGACGTACTGATCCCGATCGGTGGAGAGGGCACGCTGACGGCGGCCCGGATGCTGAGCGACGCGCGCCTGCCGGTGGTCGGCGTCCCGAAGACGATCGACAACGACATCTCGTCGACGGACCGCACGTTCGGCTTCGACACGGCGGTGGGTGTCGCGACGGAGGCGATGGACCGTCTGAAGACCACCGCGGAGTCGCACCAGCGCGTGATGGTCGTCGAGGTCATGGGCCGGCACGCGGGCTGGATCGCCCTGGAGTCCGGCATGGCGGCCGGCGCGCACGGCATCTGCCTCCCGGAGCGCCCCTTCGACCCCGCCCACCTCGTGAAGATGGTCGAGGAACGGTTCGCGCGCGGCAAGAAGTTCGCCGTCATCTGCGTCGCCGAGGGCGCCCACCCCGCCGAGGGCAGCATGGACTACGGCCACGGCGCGATCGACCAGTTCGGCCACGAGCGCTTCCAGGGCATCGGTACGGCACTGGCGTACGAGCTGGAACGACGGCTCGGCAAGGAGGCCAAGCCGGTCATCCTCGGCCACATCCAGCGCGGCGGCACGCCCACCGCGTACGACCGTGTCCTCGCGACCCGGTTCGGCTGGCACGCGGTGGAGGCCGCGCACCAGGGGGAGTTCGGGCGGATGACGGCACTGCGTGGGACGGACGTGGTGATGGTGCCGCTGGCGGAGGCCGTCACTGAGCTGAAGACGGTCCCGAAGGACCGGATGGACGAGGCGGAGTCGGTGTTCTAG
- a CDS encoding helix-turn-helix domain-containing protein: MRRPPAPPPPPTPPTPPFDAHAARRLRTALGMGPEHVAYGMRVSYGLPYVTPDHVIAWERKIMAPGTHELTALAGVLWCAPCELIGRPRTLREHRAARGLSAEDVARAVGLELLVYIRMEESGEWRGTERQSAILAEVLELSLADFMTLTGLDGRLAGLLRSAVTTRWQAYVRPVNKMVPLNRRLLESALQELHRYYQGQLAANLTWSDGSAATEASHTGRDFLDRIVEHFWARVDALAPNTP; the protein is encoded by the coding sequence GTGCGCCGACCCCCAGCTCCACCCCCACCGCCCACGCCGCCGACCCCGCCCTTCGACGCCCACGCCGCCCGCAGACTCCGTACGGCCCTAGGAATGGGCCCCGAACACGTCGCGTACGGAATGCGGGTCTCGTACGGGCTGCCCTACGTCACGCCCGACCACGTGATCGCCTGGGAACGCAAGATCATGGCCCCCGGCACTCATGAACTCACGGCTCTCGCGGGCGTGTTGTGGTGTGCGCCCTGCGAACTCATCGGCCGTCCCCGCACCTTGCGCGAACACCGCGCCGCGCGCGGGCTCAGCGCCGAGGACGTCGCCCGGGCCGTCGGGCTCGAACTCCTCGTCTACATACGGATGGAGGAGAGCGGCGAGTGGCGCGGCACCGAGCGGCAGTCCGCGATTCTCGCCGAGGTGCTCGAACTGTCGCTCGCCGACTTCATGACCCTGACCGGCCTCGACGGCAGGCTCGCCGGCCTGCTGCGCAGCGCGGTCACGACGCGCTGGCAGGCGTACGTCCGCCCCGTCAACAAAATGGTGCCGCTGAACCGGCGCCTCCTGGAGAGCGCCCTCCAGGAGCTGCACCGCTACTACCAGGGGCAGTTGGCCGCCAACCTGACCTGGTCGGACGGTTCCGCGGCGACCGAGGCGAGCCACACCGGACGCGACTTCCTCGACCGGATCGTGGAGCACTTCTGGGCGAGGGTCGACGCACTCGCCCCCAACACTCCTTGA
- a CDS encoding PPOX class F420-dependent oxidoreductase → MSGKTEKIEGHIRERLLAPNFWHLATVGADGMPQVSPMWVDIEGDHVMVNTAIGRVKEENLRLNPRVSLSHHDPENPYDRAEIRGRVVRFVEGEEAERSMDRLTKKYIGEDRYPWLLPGERRVMLLIEVTRVRRVVGVEPFRPGVLPEV, encoded by the coding sequence GTGAGTGGTAAGACGGAGAAGATCGAGGGGCACATACGGGAGCGGCTGCTCGCCCCGAACTTCTGGCACCTCGCGACGGTCGGCGCGGACGGGATGCCGCAGGTGTCGCCGATGTGGGTCGACATCGAGGGCGACCATGTCATGGTCAACACGGCCATCGGCCGCGTGAAGGAGGAGAACCTCCGCCTCAATCCCCGGGTCTCGCTCTCCCACCACGACCCCGAGAACCCGTACGACCGTGCGGAGATCCGGGGTCGCGTGGTGCGCTTCGTGGAGGGCGAGGAGGCGGAACGTTCCATGGACCGGCTCACGAAGAAGTACATCGGCGAGGACCGGTATCCGTGGCTGCTGCCGGGAGAGCGGCGGGTGATGCTGCTCATCGAGGTGACTCGGGTGCGGCGGGTCGTGGGGGTGGAGCCGTTCAGGCCCGGGGTGTTGCCGGAGGTGTGA
- a CDS encoding response regulator, with translation MTDPRDTTRRDTKTDPIRVLVVEDDPVAADAHVMYVGRVPGFTAVGKAHTGAEARRALDRTPVDLLLLDLHLPDGHGLQLARSLRAAGYHADVIAVTSARDLAVVREGVSLGVVQYVLKPFTFATLRDRLVRYAEYHASAGEASGQDEVDRALATLRAPGPAALPKGLSAPTLERVTVTLRASTEGLTAAGVAEEVGISRITARRYLEHLVDAGRAARAPQYGQVGRPELQYRWVKG, from the coding sequence ATGACCGACCCGAGAGACACGACGCGCAGAGACACGAAGACCGACCCCATCCGCGTTCTCGTCGTGGAGGACGACCCGGTCGCCGCCGACGCGCATGTCATGTACGTCGGCCGGGTTCCCGGATTCACGGCGGTCGGCAAGGCGCACACGGGCGCGGAGGCGCGGCGCGCGCTGGACCGTACGCCGGTGGACCTGCTCCTGCTCGACCTGCACCTGCCCGACGGACACGGGCTGCAGCTGGCCCGCTCCCTGCGGGCGGCCGGCTATCACGCGGACGTGATAGCGGTGACGTCGGCGCGGGACCTGGCGGTGGTCCGGGAGGGGGTCTCGCTGGGGGTCGTGCAGTACGTGCTGAAGCCGTTCACCTTCGCGACCCTCCGGGACCGGCTGGTGCGGTACGCCGAGTACCACGCCTCCGCGGGCGAGGCGAGCGGCCAGGACGAGGTCGACCGCGCGCTGGCCACCCTGCGCGCACCGGGCCCCGCCGCCCTCCCCAAGGGCCTGAGCGCCCCCACCCTGGAACGGGTCACGGTGACCCTCCGGGCCAGTACGGAAGGGCTCACGGCAGCGGGGGTCGCCGAGGAGGTCGGCATCTCACGCATCACGGCCCGTCGGTATCTGGAACACCTGGTGGACGCGGGGCGGGCGGCACGGGCCCCGCAGTACGGGCAGGTGGGGCGGCCGGAGTTGCAGTACCGGTGGGTGAAGGGCTAG
- a CDS encoding sensor histidine kinase, with protein MRFPRVPGPRSLAAQLFAMQAVLIAVVVAGCALFTYLSDRSQAEDAAGRQAMAVARSVADTPSVREAILTAPKPTTLLQPYALQVQHHTDVDFITIMNPEGIRWTHPDKAQIGQRFLGHRERALRGESFTEVFSGTLGPSVRAVTPIRADGADGAIIGLVSAGIRVEEISARVQDQVTALIGVAVGALALGAVGTYVINARLRRHTHGMNAAELSRMHDYHQAALHAVREGLLMLDGQYKVALMNDGGRELLGVLDEGEGAGKVVGRSVAELGLPAPLTGALLSAEPRVDEVHLTADRVLVVNTSPVSSGERRGTVVTLRDVTELQSLMGELDSERGFTQALRSQAHEAANRLHTVVSLIELDRAEEAVDFATAELELAQALTDQVVAAVSEPVLAALLLGKTAQANERGVELVVSEDSSLDDGLLPDTLPARDLVTILGNLIDNAVDAAQGSVEGGMGASRVTVTALTEDSLLVLRVSDTGAGVDPAHAEAVFQRGFTTKPAGPGGRGLGLALVRQAVARHDGTLTVAEAACGGAEFEVRLPLPKVAARFVVPATNAAETHAPAKSTEPAEPAVPGGDV; from the coding sequence ATGCGCTTCCCCCGCGTTCCCGGACCCCGCAGCCTGGCCGCCCAGCTGTTCGCGATGCAGGCCGTGCTGATCGCGGTCGTGGTGGCCGGATGTGCGCTGTTCACCTACCTCAGCGACCGCAGTCAGGCCGAGGACGCCGCGGGCCGCCAGGCGATGGCCGTCGCCCGTTCCGTCGCGGACACCCCCTCGGTGCGCGAGGCGATCCTCACCGCCCCCAAGCCGACGACGCTGCTCCAGCCGTACGCCCTCCAGGTGCAGCACCACACGGACGTCGACTTCATCACGATCATGAACCCCGAGGGCATCCGCTGGACCCATCCCGACAAGGCGCAGATCGGGCAGCGCTTCCTCGGGCACCGGGAGCGCGCGCTGCGCGGCGAGTCGTTCACGGAGGTCTTCTCCGGCACGCTCGGCCCGTCCGTCCGCGCGGTGACGCCGATTCGGGCCGACGGCGCCGACGGCGCGATCATCGGGCTGGTCAGCGCGGGTATCCGGGTCGAGGAGATCAGCGCCCGGGTCCAGGACCAGGTCACGGCACTGATCGGGGTCGCCGTGGGCGCGCTGGCGCTGGGCGCGGTCGGCACGTACGTGATCAACGCGCGCCTGCGCCGCCACACGCACGGGATGAACGCGGCCGAGCTGAGCCGCATGCACGACTACCACCAGGCCGCCCTGCACGCCGTACGCGAAGGGCTGCTGATGCTCGACGGGCAGTACAAGGTGGCGCTGATGAACGACGGCGGGCGGGAGCTGCTGGGTGTCCTTGACGAGGGTGAGGGTGCGGGAAAGGTCGTCGGCCGGTCCGTGGCCGAGCTGGGGCTGCCGGCGCCGCTGACGGGCGCGCTGCTGTCGGCCGAGCCGCGCGTCGACGAGGTGCATCTGACCGCCGACCGGGTCCTGGTCGTCAACACCTCCCCGGTGTCGAGCGGCGAGCGCCGGGGCACGGTCGTCACCTTGCGCGATGTGACAGAACTCCAGTCCCTGATGGGCGAGTTGGACTCCGAACGCGGTTTCACACAGGCGCTGCGCTCCCAGGCTCACGAGGCGGCGAACCGTCTCCACACGGTCGTCTCGCTGATCGAGCTGGACCGGGCGGAGGAGGCCGTCGACTTCGCGACCGCCGAACTGGAACTCGCCCAGGCACTCACCGACCAGGTGGTCGCGGCGGTCAGCGAACCGGTGCTGGCCGCCCTGCTGCTCGGCAAGACGGCGCAGGCGAACGAGCGGGGCGTGGAGCTGGTGGTGTCGGAGGACAGCAGCCTCGACGACGGCCTCCTCCCCGACACGCTCCCCGCCCGCGACCTGGTCACCATCCTGGGCAATCTCATCGACAACGCCGTCGACGCGGCCCAGGGAAGCGTGGAGGGCGGCATGGGGGCGTCCAGGGTGACGGTGACTGCCCTGACGGAGGACTCCCTGCTGGTGCTGCGGGTGTCGGACACGGGCGCCGGCGTCGACCCGGCCCATGCGGAGGCCGTCTTCCAGCGGGGCTTCACGACGAAACCGGCGGGACCGGGCGGTCGGGGCCTCGGCCTGGCGCTCGTACGGCAGGCGGTGGCCCGGCACGACGGGACGCTGACGGTGGCCGAGGCGGCGTGCGGCGGGGCGGAGTTCGAAGTACGGCTGCCGTTGCCTAAGGTTGCGGCGCGGTTCGTGGTTCCGGCCACGAACGCTGCGGAAACTCACGCCCCCGCCAAGTCCACCGAGCCCGCTGAGCCCGCCGTGCCAGGAGGCGACGTATGA